The genome window CGGCGCTGTCTCAGGCCAACAGGTCGCGCATGTCGTCGGCATGCTCCTCTTCCACCGCCATGATCTCGGTCAGCATCCGGGTGGTGGTCGGGTCCTTGTCGCCTATGGCGACGATCATTTGCCGATACGATTCGATGGCCACGCGCTCGGCGATCAGGTCGGCGCGGATCATCGCCTGCACGTCCTCGGAGTCGTCGTACTCGGCGTGGCTGCGCGCCGTCAGCGTGGCCGGGTTGAAGTTCGGCGAGCCGTTCAACTGCACGATGCGCTCGGCGATGCGGTCGGCGTGGTCCTGCTCCTGCTGGGCATGCTCGAGGAACTCGGCCTTGATGGGGCCGATGTTCGGACCGCTCGCCGTGTAGTAATGCCGTTTGTAGCGCAGCACGCACAGCAGCTCGGTGGCCAGCGCGTCGTTGAGCATCGCGATGACCGCTTCGCGGTCGGCCTGGTAGCCCTCGGTCACTGCGCCTTCGTCGAGGTTGGCCGCGGCGCGGCGGATCGCCGCGATGTCGAAGCCATGCGCCAGGTTGGTCTTGTCTTCCATGGTCTTTCCTTATGCGTTGACGCCGGCTCAGCGGCCTGCCGTGCGCGGCGGGATCTGCGCTCCTTCGTTGGACAGCACGATCTCGACCCGACGATTGAGCTGGCGGTTGCCGGCCGAATCGTTGGGCGCCACCGGGAAGGCCTCGCCGTAGGCGCGCATGGCGATCCGGTCGCGCGGCACGCCGAGCTGGCCGAGCGCCGAGGCCACCGCGTTCGCGCGCCGCTGCGACAGCTCCTGGTTGTAGGTGGAGCTGCCGGTGCTGTCCGTAAATCCTTCGACCAGCACGGTACGGTTCGGGTTCTGCGCCATGATGTCGGCCAGCTTGCGCAGGGTCGACATGCCGTTCGGCGTGAGGCTGGCCTTGTCGGTCGCGAACAGCACGTCGCCGATCGTCACCACATAGCCGCGCTCGGTCTTGACCGCCTGCAGGTCGACCAGCAGGGCTTCGAGCTGGGCAGCGCGCTGGGCCAGGGCCGCGTTCTGCTGCTGGGCGGCGTTTGCCTGGGCCTGGGCCTGGGCGGCCTGGGCCTGCGCCGCCTGGGCCTGGGCCTGGGCCGCCTCGGCTTCGCGCTTGGCGCGATCGGCTTCGGCCGTACGCGCCTCGAGGCGCACCTGGTCGCGTTCGCGCGAGGCGTTGGCGATGTCGGCCTCGGCGGCCTTGGCCTTGGCCACTTCCTGGGCGGTCGCGATCTTCTGCTTGGCCACGTAGGCCAGGCGGTCGATGTCGTTCAGGCTCTCGCGCCGGGCGGCGGCCTGGTTGGCCTGGTCGAGCGCGTCGCTGGCCTGCTTGAATTCCATCGGCGCATAGGTCGCCACCGAGGGGTTGTTGTTGGCGCTGACGAAGTCGGCGCGCGCCTGGTCCAGCGTCGGGGTGGTCACCGGGGTGCTGGCGCAGGCGGCCGCCAGGATGGCGGCGGCCAGCATCGAGATGACGGGCTTGCGGTTGTTCATGTTCTGGTCCTCTTCTTGTTAGGCGCCTCGCGGCGCGGACTCATGCTTGCAAGGGCTTACTGCTGGGTGGTCGGCGTCGTGGTCGGCGTCGTGGTCGTGGTGGTCGCGGCGCCGGACTCGGTGGTGCCCGACTGCGAAGCGCCCATGTTGTTGACGCGGTCGACCTCTTCGCGCAGCACGCGCAGGTCTTCGTTCAACTGGTTCGAGGCGGTGGTCGCCTTGGCCGAGTTGGCCTTGCTCTGGGCCAGCTTGGCGTCGGCCTGGGCCTGGATCGCCAGCTCGCGCGCCAGCTTGTAGTCCTTGGCGGCCAGGGCCTGGTTGGCGCGCAGCATCTTCTCGCGCGCGGCGGTGATCTCGGCCGGCGCCAGCTCGGCCGCACCGGCCGATACGGCATTCTCGACAGCGTTGCGCGACACCGCCACGTCGGCGGTCGCCGGCGCCTTCTGGGGGCTGGCGCAGGCCGTCAAGGCCAGCACGGCGCAGGCGCAGGCCAGGCGTGCCAGGTGGGTCGTCGGGACGTTCTTGTTCATTGCAGTCTCCTGGTGACGATAGTGATGGAGACAGTTATAAACCTGTTATCAGCCCAGATCGGTTCGCTGGCGCACATTGATTCGGATCAGGAAGATCTGCGTGCGGCACCGCACATCAGCAGACACCGCCTTGCGCTACGCTCGGGCCAAGAATTCACTCTTCCGAAAAAGGTCCGCTATGGCCGAGTCGTCCACGCCAGCGGCCAGGGCAAGCAAGCCCGGCCACAAGAAAAAGATCCTGTTCAGCTTGCTCGGCATCCTGGTGGCGCTGCCGGTCATCGCCGTCATCCTGATCGCCACCTTCGACTGGAACCGCGCGCGCCCCTGGATCAACGCCAAGGTCAGCGACGCCATCGACCGCCCCTTCGCGATCCGCGGCGACCTCGAGGTGGAGTGGGAACGGCCCGCCAAGCGCATGGCGCCGGCCGCGCGCACCTGGCGCGACCACATTCCCTGGCCCTACCTGTACGCCAACGACGTCTACGTCGGCAATCCGGCCGGCATGCCGGTGCGCGACATGGCGAACGTGCGCCGCTTTTCGTTTTCCGTGAATCCCTTCGCCCTGCTCGATCGCACCATCAATATCCCCCTGCTGAGCTTCGACGGGCCGCGCGTGGACCTGCTGCGCACCGACGCCACCCACAACAACTGGACCTTCAAGCGCAACCAGGAAGAATCGCGCTGGAAGCTCGACCTCGAACGCGTGGTGCTGACCGACGGCGTGGTCCACATCAAGGACGCGGTCACGAAGGCCGACGTCACCGCCCAGGTGCGCACGCTGGAGCGCGACCCGACCTATGGCGTGGGCTTCACCCTCACCGGCACCTACAACGGCGCGCCGGTGCGTGGCGGCGGCAAGGCCGGCGCGGTGCTCTCGCTCAAGCAGCAGGGCGAGCCCTATCCGGTCCAGGCCGAGGCGCGCTCGGGCCGCACCCGCATCGCGCTCGAAGGCACGGTGACCCGGCCCGCGCAGCTGGCGGCGGTCGACCTCAAGCTGGAGCTGGCCGGCGCCAGCATGGACCAGCTGTACAACTTCACCGGCATCCTGTTGCCGACCACCGGCCCGTTCTCGACCTCGGGACGCCTGACCGGCAGCCTGGGCGAGAAGTCGAGCCGCTGGGTCTACGACGACTTCAAAGGCAAGGTCGGCGCGAGCGACATCGGTGGCCGCCTCGAGTTCGTCACCGGCGGCAAGCGCCCCCGCCTGTCGGGCAATGTGCGTTCGCGCCAGCTGGTGTTCGCCGACCTGGCCCCGCTGATCGGCGCCGACTCCAACGCCGCCAAGAAGGAGCGTAACGCCGACACCATGCAGCCGAGCAACAAGGTGCTGCCGGTGGAGGAATTCAAGACCGAGCGCTGGACGGTGCTGGACGCCGACGTGCGCTTCGCAGCCGACCGCATCGTGCGCGACAAGGCGCTGCCGATCAGCAAGCTCAGCACCCACCTGATCATGCAGGACGGGGTGCTGCGCCTCGATCCGCTCGAATTCGGCATGGCGGGCGGCACGGTGCGCTCCAATATCCGCCTCGACGGCAGCGGGCGCGAGGGCAAGAACGCGATCAAGGCCACAGCCAAGGTCGCGGCCCGCAAGATCCAGATCAAGCAGCTCTTCCCCCAGATCGAGCAGATGCAGGCGACGGTTGGCCAGATCAACGGCGACGCCCAGCTTTCGGCGACCGGCAACTCGGTGGCCAGCCTGTTGGCAGCCTCGAACGGCGAACTCAAGACGGTGATCAACCAGGGCACGGTGAGCAAGATGCTGCTGGAAATGATGGGCCTTAACGTGGGCAACATCATCCTCACCAAGCTGTTCGGCGACAAGCAGGTGCAGCTCAATTGCATGGCGGCCGACTTCGCCGTCACCAATGGCATCGCGCGCACCCGCAGCTTCGTGGTCGATACCGAGGAAGCCATCATCACGGTCGAGGGCGCGATCAACCTGGCCGGCGAGCAAATGGACTTGCGCATCAACCCGCAGACCAAGGCCCTGCGCCTGTTCTCGCTGCGTTCGCCCCTGTACGTACGCGGTCCGTTCAAGAAACCCGACGTCTCGGTCGACAAGGGCGTGCTGGCCCTGAAGGCCGGCGGCGCGGCGGCCCTGGCCGCAGCTGCGGCGCCGGTGGCGGCCCTGCTGCCCCTGATCAACGCCGGGCCGGGCGAGGACAGCGATTGCGCCCGCCTGGTGGCCCAGGCCAAGCGCAAGCCGACCGCCCCGCCGCCGGGGCAGACCCAGCGTCGATGACAGCTCAGCAGGAAGTCACGGCATAGGTGTGTTGCCGAACAGATCGGTCTGCCGGGCGTGGTTATGCTGATAACAAGTCATCGAACATTGAAAGCTGGAATGAACGGAAGCCGCACCATCAAGCGCTACGGCGCTGCCACCGCCCTGCTGGCCTGCATGTCGCTGGGTGTCCTGGGAGGGTGCGCGTCGAACGATCCGCGGCGCAGCGTGGCCGAGAGCGTCGACGATGCGGCGATCACCGCCAAGGTGAAAGCGGCCCTGGTGGGCGATCCGGAATTGAAGGCGTCGGACATCAATGTCGAGACGGTCCAAGGCGTTGTCCAGCTGAGCGGCTTCGTGAGCTCGGCGGAGAGCGTGGCGACCGCAGCGACGGTCGCCCGTACCGTAAAAGGCGTGAAGTCGGTCAGGAATGACCTACGCTTGAAGTAGAACCCACCGAAAGGAGATCATCATGAAATCGATCAAGAAAATCATCGTCACCGCATCGCTAGCCACCGTTGCTCTGGGCCTGGCTGGTTGCTCGGGCATGTCGCAGCAGGACAAGAACACCGCGATCGGCGCGGGCGCAGGCGCGGTCATCGGCGGCGCACTGACCGGCGGCAGCGCGGCGGGCACCGTGGGTGGTGCAGCTGTGGGCGGCGTGATCGGCAATCAGGTGAACAAGAACACCAACTGAGCCGGTCAGCGCTAACGTCCCCGTAGTCGTTAGCTTCAATGCCGTCGTCCCCGCGCAGGCGGGGACCCAAGTTGCACGCGTTTCGACAACGCTAGCAGAACTTGGGTCCCCGCCTGCGCGGGGACGACGTTTCGAGGCTGCGGACTAGCGGAGAATATTTCTCAGCCGTAAAGCTGCGGACTTGCGAACGGTGTAGCTCAGCCGCAATTTTGTAAGCGGATGTAAACGGGCCGAGCGCCCCGAAGCGCTCACATGAAGCTCTGCACCGGCAAGGCCCCCGCCTCCCTCACGATTTCGTAGCAGGTGCACGCGGCCGCCGCCAGCCCCTCCGGATCGAGGATCTCGATATTCCCCCGGCTGTAATTGATCAGCCCCTGCTGCTGCAAGGCGCTGGCCGCCTTGGTCACTCCCACACGCCGCACCCCGAGCGCATGCGCCAGGAACTCGTGCGTCAGATGAAAACGGTCCGACTGCAACCGGTCGCGCGTCACCATCAGCGAGCGCGCCAGCCTCGCCTCGAGCACATGAAAACGGCTGCACACCGCGATCTGGATCGCCTGCGCCAGCAACTGGTCCGTATAACGATAAAGCACCCGCTGCAGCGAAGGATTGCGCGCCACCTCGGCGCGGAAGGCTGCGCTCGGCAGGCGGCTGGCGTGGCCGGCGCGCTGCACGATGGCGCGCACCTGGGTGCTGTCGTGGCCCAGGGCCACGGTGGCGCCGAGCATGCCTTCGCGCCCCACCTGCCCCACCTCCAGGGTCATGCGGCCCTCCGCCACACCCAGCAGCGACACCAGGCAATCGTGGGGAAAATAGATGTGATGGATCGGGTCGCCGGCTTCGCACAGCACTTCGCCCACCTCCACTTTGACGGTGTCGAGCAGGGGCAGCAACTGCGCCAGGTCCTGCGGTGGCAGGGCGGCGAGCAGCAGGTTGCTGTGGTGCTCCGCGGCCTGCGGAGGCACCGCGAAATTCAGCGCGTCCTCATGATGCGATTTCATGGTGTCCGTCGTTTGACAATGGATACATTTGCAAACAATTTAGGTCAGCGTAACCGCCTGCTCACGAGCGAGTATGTACGGTGACGCACGGAATAGCTTCTTGTTCCTAGAGACAATGTTTTCTCGAACAGACGCGCCGGGCTGTCGCAGGCACCGCCTCGCGAAACATCGGAAAGGACAAGACATGAACAACGCAAACACTTCCCCCTCCAGGGGCCGACACCACCCCCTGATGCTGCTGGCCGCAGCCGCCATCCTGCTGTTCTGCATGGTCGGCGTGGCCGCCATCATGGGCTGGGTTCCCTCTTCCATCGGCGGCAACGCAAACCGCCAACTCAGCGACGCCGACCGCGCCGCGCTGGCGGCCAGCATGCCGCAGGGCGCACCCCAGCCGGCAGCCGGCCTGGTCGCGCCGCCGCCTCCGGTCGCGCCCCAGGGCTACGTCCAGGCTCCTGCCCAGCCGGCCTACCCTGCCCAGCAGCTCGCCGCCGCGCCGGTGGCCGATCCCGAACCGGTCAGCAAGCCGGTCAAGAAGGACACCCAGGTGGCGTCCGCCGATAACGGCCGCGACTGGTGCTCGAACTGCGGCAACGTGGAATCGGTCCGCACCATCAAGCAGCGCGCCGAAGGGAGCGGTCTTGGTGCGGCCGGCGGCGCTGTGCTGGGTGGCCTGCTGGGCAACCAGGTCGGCGGCGGCAGCGGCCGCACCATCGCCACCGTCGCCGGCGCGGTCGGCGGCGCCGTGGTCGGTAACCAGGTCGAAGGCAATATCAAGGCCACCACCAGCTACGAGATCCGGGTGCGCCTCGATGACGGCACCCTGCGCACCTTCCGCCAGAGCAGCCCGCCGCAATGGCGCAGCGGCGACCGCGTGCGGATCGTGAAAGGACGCCTGCGCTCGGTCGCCTGACCCAGCTCGCATGGCTAGCAAACCGGCC of Massilia sp. KIM contains these proteins:
- a CDS encoding bacterioferritin, with the protein product MEDKTNLAHGFDIAAIRRAAANLDEGAVTEGYQADREAVIAMLNDALATELLCVLRYKRHYYTASGPNIGPIKAEFLEHAQQEQDHADRIAERIVQLNGSPNFNPATLTARSHAEYDDSEDVQAMIRADLIAERVAIESYRQMIVAIGDKDPTTTRMLTEIMAVEEEHADDMRDLLA
- a CDS encoding OmpA family protein gives rise to the protein MNNRKPVISMLAAAILAAACASTPVTTPTLDQARADFVSANNNPSVATYAPMEFKQASDALDQANQAAARRESLNDIDRLAYVAKQKIATAQEVAKAKAAEADIANASRERDQVRLEARTAEADRAKREAEAAQAQAQAAQAQAAQAQAQANAAQQQNAALAQRAAQLEALLVDLQAVKTERGYVVTIGDVLFATDKASLTPNGMSTLRKLADIMAQNPNRTVLVEGFTDSTGSSTYNQELSQRRANAVASALGQLGVPRDRIAMRAYGEAFPVAPNDSAGNRQLNRRVEIVLSNEGAQIPPRTAGR
- a CDS encoding AsmA family protein — encoded protein: MAESSTPAARASKPGHKKKILFSLLGILVALPVIAVILIATFDWNRARPWINAKVSDAIDRPFAIRGDLEVEWERPAKRMAPAARTWRDHIPWPYLYANDVYVGNPAGMPVRDMANVRRFSFSVNPFALLDRTINIPLLSFDGPRVDLLRTDATHNNWTFKRNQEESRWKLDLERVVLTDGVVHIKDAVTKADVTAQVRTLERDPTYGVGFTLTGTYNGAPVRGGGKAGAVLSLKQQGEPYPVQAEARSGRTRIALEGTVTRPAQLAAVDLKLELAGASMDQLYNFTGILLPTTGPFSTSGRLTGSLGEKSSRWVYDDFKGKVGASDIGGRLEFVTGGKRPRLSGNVRSRQLVFADLAPLIGADSNAAKKERNADTMQPSNKVLPVEEFKTERWTVLDADVRFAADRIVRDKALPISKLSTHLIMQDGVLRLDPLEFGMAGGTVRSNIRLDGSGREGKNAIKATAKVAARKIQIKQLFPQIEQMQATVGQINGDAQLSATGNSVASLLAASNGELKTVINQGTVSKMLLEMMGLNVGNIILTKLFGDKQVQLNCMAADFAVTNGIARTRSFVVDTEEAIITVEGAINLAGEQMDLRINPQTKALRLFSLRSPLYVRGPFKKPDVSVDKGVLALKAGGAAALAAAAAPVAALLPLINAGPGEDSDCARLVAQAKRKPTAPPPGQTQRR
- a CDS encoding BON domain-containing protein produces the protein MSLGVLGGCASNDPRRSVAESVDDAAITAKVKAALVGDPELKASDINVETVQGVVQLSGFVSSAESVATAATVARTVKGVKSVRNDLRLK
- a CDS encoding glycine zipper 2TM domain-containing protein, with translation MKSIKKIIVTASLATVALGLAGCSGMSQQDKNTAIGAGAGAVIGGALTGGSAAGTVGGAAVGGVIGNQVNKNTN
- a CDS encoding Crp/Fnr family transcriptional regulator, coding for MNFAVPPQAAEHHSNLLLAALPPQDLAQLLPLLDTVKVEVGEVLCEAGDPIHHIYFPHDCLVSLLGVAEGRMTLEVGQVGREGMLGATVALGHDSTQVRAIVQRAGHASRLPSAAFRAEVARNPSLQRVLYRYTDQLLAQAIQIAVCSRFHVLEARLARSLMVTRDRLQSDRFHLTHEFLAHALGVRRVGVTKAASALQQQGLINYSRGNIEILDPEGLAAAACTCYEIVREAGALPVQSFM
- a CDS encoding glycine zipper 2TM domain-containing protein produces the protein MNNANTSPSRGRHHPLMLLAAAAILLFCMVGVAAIMGWVPSSIGGNANRQLSDADRAALAASMPQGAPQPAAGLVAPPPPVAPQGYVQAPAQPAYPAQQLAAAPVADPEPVSKPVKKDTQVASADNGRDWCSNCGNVESVRTIKQRAEGSGLGAAGGAVLGGLLGNQVGGGSGRTIATVAGAVGGAVVGNQVEGNIKATTSYEIRVRLDDGTLRTFRQSSPPQWRSGDRVRIVKGRLRSVA